Proteins encoded by one window of Musa acuminata AAA Group cultivar baxijiao chromosome BXJ2-9, Cavendish_Baxijiao_AAA, whole genome shotgun sequence:
- the LOC135622693 gene encoding transcription factor bHLH62-like has translation MSISNYMVYGVALKLPPQFTSPLSLARTLSWQVSAGRGAHTAPPLASKAPQPLSTYCATSSASSSLYIPRGMEKEGFFAVNWQPKMYSGSDGDQLPHSYLSLSWGQPMCHCRDTHLESALSSLVSSPSSSTPAGNESVVVSERSGRLCGICNSGEISPPSRYQSANNTSCYRTPLDSPPKLILSTMGHQQRGRAPLPMPGNQTAAEQFAPFTADSGFAERAARLSYFGATSGGGLGAQFGLAEAVKLSRVSSSQSLMAASRQQMGASNSGKEAPMTDAERTKTETRLKLGGRTSGSSTPDESSSMSDRMTTSSAETNSRKRKSAPKGAPLTSSNTNPLKLSEVGDSDTKRCRPAETNATAVEPKKQNSAKPSEPPKDYIHVRARRGQATASHSLAERVRREKISQRMKLLQDLVPGCSKATGKAVMLDETINYVQALQRQVEFLSMKLATLNPQLDFSCAQQPLGIPLESMVANGSDVHGSLFG, from the exons ATGTCCATCAGTAACTATATGGTTTATGGGGTGGCATTAAAGCTCCCTCCACAATTCACTTCTCCTCTCTCACTCGCTCGCACTCTTTCGTGGCAGGTTTCTGCTGGCAGAGGGGCACATACGGCTCCTCCTCTGGCGTCCAAAGCCCCGCAACCCCTATCCACCTACTGTGCTACCTCCTCGGCTTCCAGCTCTCTATACATACCCAGAG GAATGGAAAAGGAGGGATTTTTCGCCGTGAACTGGCAGCCGAAGATGTATTCCGGGTCCGACGGCGATCAATTGCCGCATTCCTATCTCAGCCTCAGCTGGGGGCAGCCCATGTGCCACTGCCGCGATACCCACTTGGAGTCGGCGCTCAGCTCGCTCGTCTCGTCGCCGTCGTCCAGCACGCCTGCCGGCAACGAAAGCGTCGTCGTCAGTGAGCGCAGCGGCCGGCTCTGCGGCATCTGCAACTCCGGGGAGATATCCCCTCCCTCGCGGTACCAGAGTGCTAACAACACCTCGTGTTACAGGACGCCGCTCGATTCCCCTCCGAAGCTCATTCTTTCCACGATGGGTCACCAGCAGCGGGGCAGGGCACCCCTGCCGATGCCGGGGAATCAAACGGCGGCCGAGCAATTCGCGCCGTTCACAGCCGACTCGGGATTCGCGGAGAGAGCCGCGAGGTTGTCGTACTTTGGAGCGACGAGTGGCGGCGGTCTTGGGGCCCAATTCGGCCTCGCCGAGGCTGTAAAGCTGTCGAGGGTCTCAAGCAGCCAGTCTCTGATGGCAGCCAGCCGGCAACAGATGGGAGCTTCGAACAGCGGCAAGGAGGCACCAATGACGGACGCAGAGAGAACGAAGACGGAGACAAGGTTGAAGCTTGGTGGTCGGACGTCAGGATCTTCGACGCCAGACGAATCGTCGTCAATGTCGGATAGGATGACGACGAGCAGTGCAGAGACCAACTCGAGGAAGCGGAAGTCAGCTCCAAAGGGGGCACCTTTAACATCCTCCAACACGAATCCTCTCAAG CTGAGCGAGGTGGGAGATTCCGATACAAAGAGATGCAGACCAGCTGAAACCAATGCGACGGCGGTCGAGCCAAAGAAACAGAACAGTGCGAAGCCTTCGGAACCCCCCAAAGACTACATCCATGTCAGGGCGAGAAGGGGACAAGCCACCGCCAGCCACAGCCTCGCGGAGAGG GTCAGAAGAGAGAAGATCAGTCAGAGGATGAAGCTTCTGCAGGATCTTGTGCCGGGCTGCAGTAAG GCAACCGGCAAAGCGGTAATGCTGGACGAGACCATCAACTACGTGCAGGCATTGCAGCGGCAAGTCGAG TTCTTGTCGATGAAGTTGGCGACCTTAAATCCCCAGCTAGACTTCTCATGTGCTCAGCAACCTCTGGGGATCCCTCTCGAGAGCATGGTGGCCAATGGATCTGATGTACATGGATCCCTCTTCGGATAG